The Carassius carassius chromosome 5, fCarCar2.1, whole genome shotgun sequence DNA window GTAagagtaaaataaccttttaaacttcatggcagttattttgtGCATTCTGGTGTGAATATGATATGTTATTGGCATGAATAGACTATGCTGATTTTGGAAAGCTACGGTAAATCAGAGCGGTAAAAGTTAACATAGCGCCAAGTTGTGCTTTTTTAAAAACGAAACTGAGTAGTGCATTGTAGGTGGAGGACTGTTcttttgaaaattaagcaaatagAGCACCTTTTCATTTAGCAGGTGAGTTCAGGTCAGTGTTGAAATGTAACAGCACAATTCCCCTTACAGTAGTTCGCAGTAGCGATGCTCTTGGCATTGTTGCTTCACGGAATAACACACACCCTTGGATCTTTTCCAAGCTCTGATATCAAAAGACATTCAGACTATTCATTATTAAGACAATGACATGTTTGGATCACTTTAAACATGCTTTTCTTGAAAAGGgtaaaatttgaattttttaaatTTGGGTAAATTAATTTTGCCTGTCAGTTTCTAAGTGGCTTTAAATTGAATTTTAAGAAATAAACCTTTTAAGAGTATGATAAATTGAAATACAGTGGGGTCATTGAAAATCTgagattaaacatttaaaatgtgatttaatatgAGCAGAATGTTTTGGCATGTGTGCATATGAATTATTATAGATCAGATTATGACTAGATAGATATGCAGATAATTCAATCTGTAATGCTAAGAAATTGCACATTATTTCAATTCACTCAAATTGCTAAGTGCATGAAAAATGTACattgtattgtaaaataatttctttttttttagtaatcTAGCAGCAGAAATCAGataaaatcattttcaaaacTAAAGTTGTGAGCATCAAACCGTTATGCAACTCTGTTAAGAAAAACCCTAAACATTTCTCTGAAAGTTCAGCTGGATTCATGTGTGTCCGGTTGTTTATGAGCTGCTAAATAAATTATTCGGTCATGCACCGCTGTAGACAATTCTATGGGAACCGAGGGGAGGAAAAATGGTAAAGAATGTGTGAATGATAAATAGAAGTGAAACTGATGCATTTACAAGATAGGGTGGCGCAAGTACGGTAAGTCTTAGCTTGAAAGTGAAAGTTTACTCATTTTTTTGTGTATAAATACCTGCACCTGATACCTGCACATCACACCTGTGCATAATCGTCTGATGATCTTACAGAGACCAAACACAGACAAGAATGCAGACTGCAACCGTAACTCTCCTGGTCATAGCTGCAGTCCTCTGGAGCAACACTGAAGGTAAGAACCATTAAAACATCTTGTTTCATGGAACATATCTTGCAGTTTCTCAGAAGCACCTTGCAGAATTTCAAACTGAAACTACTAAtgaattctgtctgaaagaaaGTTCCATTCTTGGTCTTTTTTATGCTGCTGGCATGCTTTTCTTAGATATTTAGTTATGGTAACTGTAGGGGCAAGATTTACAAGTTCCCGTAAGTCCAGAAGTGCTCAGAAACAGGCCAAGTTTTGTTCTTGCACAGGGTCGAATACATATAGAGTGGAGGGATTTCCTGTGTAAAGCGTTGCTAATGCCATCCTTTCATTCTCAGCTTTTTCAGACGCAGCTGTGGACTGCTGTCTAACCACCAAGGACACTCGTATTCCAATACAGATTGTTGCATCCTACTTTCACCAAACCACAGAGAGTGGTTGTGCCATTCCAGCTACTGTGTAAGTTCCAGTtcaggttctttattggcattgatgctTCCATGAAGATCCTTTAACATCAATGGAGCTACAAAAGATTCTTTAAATTAGGAAAATGCTCTAGTAAAAAAGGGGGCTTTTAAGAACTTTCCACTAAAAGGTTCTTcccaaaatggttctttatggcaaccctctttatttttaagaattttgaCTTCGTTGATTCTAAACTAGgtttatattaatgcattttctCTTCTTTCTGTTGCCATAGATTTATCACAAAAAAGGACAAGAAGCTGTGTGCTCCACCAGAGAAAAATGGCTGGATTTCCAAGATCATCACACACTTAGACAAGAAGAAGAAAGCTTCTCAgtagaaacacagaaaaaaaaccctctccaaaatCTTAGTTTTGCTCTCATAAGTTCTGTGACAGCTCAGACATCTTCAAAGCTAAATAAGACATTTAGCAGACGTTGTGCAGTTCTTCTTGCTTGAAACCGTTTTCTAGCTTCTGGTATCAATAACACCTATTCTGGTTTTGCTATGCTTCAAAAATATGAGCCAAGAATGATAACCTTGTAACTGCACTGAGCAGCActggacagacaggaagtgattACTCTTAATCATTAACTGCCACAGTGGTTTTTAAAAGTTATGGAAAAGTTAAGTTTTGGAAATCATGTAGATTTGGGGAATCCACGGTGGTCAGATTTTGTAAATGATTAAAAGCAGAtatgttatttgtttatattagACTGTATTGTTTTACTGTAGCCATTATGAGTCTCATACATTTGCACGAATTATAAATTGTCTTGTGTTTTTAGAATGTGTTTTCTAATGTATGCAACATACTTTGTGTGACTGTAGTTTTTCTAacaatgatttttaaataaattcattttgttAAATCTCCTGTGCActgcaattatttcatttaaaacccTTCACAATTATGGACACTTACAGCAATATGCTTATTCAAAAGTCCTGTTCAAACATTTGTGACGTCAAACGCTTGAGTGATGATGATCCATGATAAGCGGCACATATAAAAAGAACGTGCGCCACCTGAAATTGCTGGGAATTTCTTGCCTTATCCAAATGCACAGTAGCACTGCTTCATATAAAGACATGTTTATACCACAACACTTTCAGGTTTGCTCAACATCTGTGTCATTATAGACATCAGACATAACTTATAAACTTCTGCTTGTACAATAAACCCAACAGAATTCACTGTGTGCTTTCCactcaaacacatgcacaaataataattaactttGCAACACTAAGTAAACATTAACAGTATCTTTTTTTGACCCAGTGGAATCCCCAGCTTTGTGTTTACAAGGATCAGTAACGAGAAGCTGACCAAACTGTTTGTCAGGTTTATCTGAATTGCTTCTTCAGTCATAGTGAACCATTTGAAAGTCTGTTGAGTCAATAAGAGTTTCTATTTGGATTCAAGCAGATAACAAAAAAGAAAGCAAGGAACCGATACACAGAATGTGATGCATTGTGTCATAAAATCggccttctttcaaaaaaaattgttttgttttgtccagGTCACAACCTCTTgctctgacatttcttttttgcaGGACAGGGGAGGGACTATGACAAACATCTTTGTAAAAATGAAACTTAAGACTGTCCTATAAAGCAGGGGAGTgatggagcagtgagaggagagtGTTAGAGAAGAGCCAAAGATCCTCCAGCTGCTTCAGCAGGACAGACGAGACACTTGTTCCTCCATCTCATCTTCTGTGGCGGTTACCATGGCTTCAGCCCTTGCATCTGCGCTGAGTGTGATTCTCTGTGCGTTGGCACTCATTCTCTACAGCAGTCCGGCGGGTACGTCATGTTTTCTTTATATGTTTTATGTGCTTCATGAGTGTATGGTGTATATGATCTATTTATTACTCATTTATTTCTTCTTATCATTTATATATGATAGAAGGTGTGCAACATCTCATCAGTTCTAGTTAGTgatcttttaatacatttttaatacattgaACTAAAATCGAATCATCTAAAAAGATTCAAACTATGCGTCATCCCAACAGAGATCAGTCaatttattctatatatatttatatatatatatatatgtatgtcatattattaaaaatgtaattattatttttatgacatattgttcataaattaaaaagaaaaaagttaaatctATACTATTCATATTTTAagcaaatgtatataatttaataactAATAATAGAACACTTTTTTAACAATCAATTTGAAATAGTCTTGAGAAAtcctatatatatttaatattcaaaatataaattagatttaatTCAAATGCCTAAAAAAGAgcctaaaatttatatatatatgtatatattatatatatatatatatatatatatatatatatatatatatatatatatatatatatatgtgtgtgtgtgtgtgtgtatatatatgtgccGACACTTTCTTTTTTCCTTACAGATGTTTTCAGACTACTCTAGAAGCAGACCTGTATTTCCATCTCTTCTTCCCacccttattgttttttttatttctcttttgtcTCGATCTTTCTCAGACGCTCAGGCAGACTGTTGCCTTACGGTTAGCCACAAACCCATCCCTAAACGTGTCCTCCTCACTCACTGGAAGCAGTTCAGAGTTGACGGCTGCCCCCTAGATGCTGTTGTGTAAGTATATTCTTCATGGGAAACTTTTGGACTGGCGCATGTGTGGGAGCCTGGGAGTGGATTAAACTATTTGCCATCCCATTTTCAAACAAAGCAGATGTGAAAGAGCCTATTTATTGGGGAATTCCATTGCGCTCAACAGAACAGTGCTTGAATTGTCTACTGTTCTAGCCAAATGATGTGCAAAACTCAACTCCCTTTCAGATTCGTAACAAGGAAAGGTTTGAATCTGTGTGCCCCACCTGCAACAGAAGAGCACTGGGTAAAAGAGACGATCACGTTTCTGGACACTAGGCTCAAGAAGTGCAAAGAAGAAAAATTTCATGTATGTAATTCACTGCAGATTCCTCACAGTTTTGTTTCCTCAGCCATCTTCTGTAGTATCTGATGACATAATGCTGGTTGCACAACAGCTCATCACTGTTATGGCACGAGCCCTGCAGCAGGCCACTTTCTCTTTTCTGGTTTTCATCTGACTCATGACATTGTTTATATATAGTAGATCACAATATGGATTTTATAGTCATACTCATACAAAACCACAAACTATTCAGCTGTGAAACCACAAGCCAAAACATCCTCCTAAGGCAAAGCTTTAAGCCGACCACCAACAATGAGGACTCAGACTTTGGTGCATGCTGCATTATACATGTGCAGCAAAtcaatatttacaattaaattcaaGTCAAGTAAAAGTATAACACCTCTTTATGAGCAGGCTGTAACTAATGGTTTTCTCTGTATTCTTTTATTTCAGGATAAACGCTGTGACGCCCTGAAGAAGTTGTATTCTTgagtgaacacatacacatacacttttAATGGCAGCTGATAGAGTCGTTGTGACATAGCTCACTTCAGTTTCTGTAACACATTTCGGTTCTTCCTCTTTCAGCATTTTCAACCTAAATTATCAAACCATTTCAAGTTTTAGCTGCTgttgtgtgaacatattactctttttttattactattttgatAATCATCTTGTTGcgtttttaaagcaaataaattGGTTGACAAAAATATtggtgtgattgttttttttttaattttaagtccTGACTTCATAGAAATGATAAATGGATGAACACATGGTAAACTGTGTATTAAAAAAGTTCTCACACATTCATCTAAGTAGGCAATTGTAATACTATTACTAACACCGTAATACTAAATAAAATGACCATAAACTCCAAAAATACAACTTTGAccgtttaaaaagtaataataatgaataaaattattgTAAAAGTATTGTTTAAATAGTCTCTTTATGAACCATTTTTCATCTTTATACACAAATTTGTACCCAAATGAACATCTGGGTCAGAAACACACAAATGTGTGTTAAAGTGAACTTCTTACTGGCTCCTAAAAGTGAATTGTAgactaatcctaaccctaaaatACATCTTTTGGAAGTCCATAAAGACTTAATTTAGTGTCTGCCCTCTGCATTTAGATTTTAGCTGCTTCTTTAGGGAATTTGTCTGATTTAATTTCCTCAAATCCAAAGCTTCGAGGTCATTGAAGCACACGCACCAGCGGTCAAAGCCTCTGAGTGGCGCTAATGAGGCGATCTCTTCTGTGTAGCGCCGCCGCTTCACACGAAGAAGAGCATTCACTAAACCACCGCCACATTATGGCACGGTTATTATGCTCTCACGCCGTATTTCATTTTCTGTGTATAATTATTATGCTGTTAAGTACCGGAACTATCTGTAATGTTGGTAAGTGAGCTTTGAGCGAATTAAATATCAGTAAAAACAGTCAATGTGAATCCCAAAACAAAGTTAGCTACGTTAGCTGGATAACTGTTAGCAAACATCTTGTTGCCATGGAGAGGCACAGCTTGACCGTACACTTAAGACATGTAAATTAATGATGTATTAAAAACACAATGAGTATTTAAATAAGCCATTATATTCAAAACGCAACAGTacaaatatacatacacaaaTGCATATTTGTAGGCAATATGAATGTATGATTATTTCAGTGTTTCAGCCTGCGTTTATTCTGGCATCGGGTCCGAGAGTTTCATCCTTTCTGGTTGGAAACTTGTCTGGCATTTCCTTCAGCCTCAGTGCCGTTTCATCCTCGAATGCAACAGGTGGACAATTTTTCAAATCATGTCGATGCTATAATAACTGCATTTTAACTGCTATGAACAAATATATGTGTTTCAGAATCTAGTGTTTGGGCATCAAAGTTGTGTTTAAATACCCAGAAATGCTGTTATGATGTTCTATTCATAAataattctctcttttttttaggaCCCTTTAGTTTTCCATGTCTTTTTTTCatgaatcaaaagtgacattaggTCTGGCTTTACTTTAGGCTTCATGTGCTATGTATGTTTATTCATTTTGCCGACACCTTTAGTAACTGTATAAAAATGTTAACTTTAATGAATGTTTTCTTTGTGAACGTCTTCAGGGAGCATCCCATTATCGTCCTGTAGGCTGGTTTCTCAAACACACTGGAATCTTTCAAATGAATTAATTGGGAAGGTGAGTTGATCCCGCCGCATCAATGGTAGGTTTATGTAGTATTTTGAGGGGCAACAATTAAATTTCTGTCTTCATTTTGATTAGGAGTTAGAATCAGCAACATGGACAATTGTGGACAACATGGAAAGAATTTACAGCAGTAAACAAGC harbors:
- the LOC132140707 gene encoding C-C motif chemokine 19-like — encoded protein: MASALASALSVILCALALILYSSPADAQADCCLTVSHKPIPKRVLLTHWKQFRVDGCPLDAVVFVTRKGLNLCAPPATEEHWVKETITFLDTRLKKCKEEKFHDKRCDALKKLYS
- the LOC132140708 gene encoding C-C motif chemokine 21-like → MQTATVTLLVIAAVLWSNTEAFSDAAVDCCLTTKDTRIPIQIVASYFHQTTESGCAIPATVFITKKDKKLCAPPEKNGWISKIITHLDKKKKASQ